Proteins from a single region of Parambassis ranga unplaced genomic scaffold, fParRan2.1 scaffold_27_arrow_ctg1, whole genome shotgun sequence:
- the LOC114430718 gene encoding protein ALP1-like gives MSPDRADLLPYKCTGPCSTNLFTNHDTTQDFRLSRESLAVLLELLHQERRHGWGATIETLLFLFWLAGGTSYRVVARVFGMPRSTVHRIVHRVTGEVVAIRHKVIYLPKTAEDLAAVTQGFAGLARHRAFCKAAGAIDGCHAVCDHQGRFIDTYVGWPGSVHDSRVLQHSPLYRRGIYPPPGHFILADGGYPCLQHPLPLITPYKQPVQGVAAQRFNSHHSRARSIIERAFGMMKTRWRAIFLQALEVHHTFVPQVITACACLHNICLGAGDIMAPEDGVQEDMPGDEGENGLEAASGAPWRDQLSAEVSALEEGMLDHDYFQRTVLDSRPSVFGEEGDCVSTFEARG, from the exons ATGTCTCCAGACAGGGCGGATTTACTGCCGTATAAATGTACAGGTCCCTGTTCTACAAACCTTTTTACCAATCATGACACCACCCAAGACTtccggctgagcagagagtccctggcggtgctgctggagcttctacaCCAGGAAAGAAGACACGGATGGGGTGCCACAATAGAGACCTTGCTGTTCCTCTTCTGGCTGGCGGGTGGGACATCCTACAGAGTGGTGGCAAGGGTGTTTGGGATGCCTCGCTCTACTGTTCACCGCATCGTCCATCGGGTTACTGGGGAGGTGGTGGCTATTCGCCACAAGGTCATCTACCTCCCCAAGACCGCAGAAGACCTGGCGGCAGTAACCCAGGGGTTTGCAGGGCTGGCGAGACACAGAGCTTtctgcaaagctgctggagcaatcGACGGCTGCCAT gcagtgtgtgaccATCAGGGCCGCTTCATTGACACGTACGTGGGCTGGCCGGGGTCGGTGCACGACTCCAGAGTACTCCAGCACAGCCCACTGTACAGGCGTGGCATCTACCCTCCTCCAGGGCACTTCATCTTGGCAGACGGCGGGTACCCATGTCTCCAGCATCCACTCCCCCTCATCACTCCCTACAAGCAGCCGGTACAAGGTGTGGCAGCCCAGCGCTTCAACAGCCATCATTCCAGGGCACGCTCCATCATAGAGCGTGCCTTTGGAATGATGAAGACGAGGTGGCGAGCCATCTTCCTCCAAGCGCTGGAGGTGCACCACACCTTTGTGCCTCAG gtCATAACAGCTTGTGCCTGCCTGCACAACATCTGCCTGGGTGCCGGTGACATCATGGCCCCAGAGGATGGAGTGCAGGAGGACATGCCGGGGGATGAGGGGGAGAACGGGCTGGAGGCAGCCAGTGGGGCTCCCTGGCGggatcagctgtctgctgagGTGTCTGCCCTGGAGGAGGGTATGCTCGACCATGATTACTTTCAGAGG ACAGTTCTGGATAGCAGGCCCAGTGTGTTTGGGGAGGAGGGAGACTGTGTTTCGACATTTGAGGCAAGAGGCTAA